The Mesobacillus jeotgali genome window below encodes:
- a CDS encoding TIGR04190 family B12-binding domain/radical SAM domain protein, with translation MKYDLVLLHAPSVYDFRKNALLAGPISDVVPSSPVFEMYPIGLTSIAEYLERHGLRVKIINIANRMLMDENFDVEKKLKRIKTRAFGIDLHWLPHAHGSIELAKIVKKLHPETPMIFGGLSATYYHKELIEYPFIDFVMRGDSTEKLMLLLINHFKNGTHHLGGIPNLTWKDGDNPVYNPLSHVPDSLDEFDIPGYRYTIKSVFKYKNFLDPLPYNGWLQYPNTAILTAKGCTQGCLICGGSKQSYKDNCNRKVLAKRSPEKLVEDIVFIQRFSRAPIFILHDIRQAGKAYVDEFFERLSKINLKNELVFELFQYANEEFFEKIEKVVPKYSVELTLETHDEKIRRYNGKFNCTNAKVIETLQAALKHSCKKIDIFFMVGIPHQDYQSALDNVDFCEEIHNACGGDKRLSYFVAPLAPFLDPASPAFENPEKYGYKKFCHSIEDHRKAITQPSWKYMLSFETDYMTRDEIVRSTYESARNLNAFKLKYDLVDRKTHDEVNEKIAKSLEYIEKIDEIVALPEQEKTQQLALLSKEMEEVNKYSICGKHELKWEVKKHYADIFSLTAIGIELLAEDIWINAKQKWNAYNKRVGEASKSRT, from the coding sequence TTGAAATACGATCTAGTCCTTCTTCATGCACCAAGTGTTTACGACTTCCGGAAAAATGCGCTTCTGGCAGGACCGATCAGTGACGTCGTCCCGTCATCTCCTGTATTCGAAATGTATCCGATTGGCCTGACAAGCATTGCGGAATATTTAGAACGCCATGGCCTCCGCGTGAAGATCATAAATATCGCCAATCGAATGCTGATGGATGAAAACTTTGATGTGGAAAAGAAATTGAAAAGAATCAAGACGCGTGCATTTGGAATTGATCTTCATTGGCTGCCGCACGCTCATGGAAGTATTGAACTTGCGAAAATTGTTAAGAAGCTTCATCCGGAAACACCGATGATTTTTGGAGGCCTTTCCGCAACTTATTATCATAAAGAGTTAATAGAGTATCCATTCATCGACTTTGTCATGCGGGGTGATTCAACCGAAAAGCTGATGCTCCTTTTGATCAACCATTTTAAGAATGGAACTCATCACCTTGGCGGCATTCCGAACCTTACATGGAAGGATGGAGACAATCCTGTTTACAATCCATTAAGCCATGTCCCTGACAGCCTGGATGAATTTGATATTCCTGGATACCGGTATACGATCAAGTCGGTCTTCAAGTATAAAAATTTCCTTGACCCATTGCCATATAACGGCTGGCTTCAATATCCGAATACTGCCATACTCACGGCGAAGGGCTGCACCCAGGGATGTTTGATTTGCGGGGGCTCAAAGCAATCATACAAGGATAACTGCAACCGTAAAGTGCTGGCAAAACGCTCACCTGAAAAACTGGTAGAGGACATTGTTTTTATCCAGCGCTTCAGCAGGGCACCGATTTTCATTCTTCATGATATCCGGCAGGCGGGGAAGGCATATGTGGATGAGTTCTTTGAAAGGCTCAGCAAAATCAACTTAAAGAATGAGCTGGTATTTGAATTATTCCAATATGCGAACGAGGAGTTTTTTGAAAAAATTGAGAAGGTTGTACCGAAGTACAGCGTTGAACTGACACTAGAAACACATGACGAAAAAATTCGCCGTTATAATGGCAAATTCAATTGCACAAATGCGAAAGTGATCGAAACACTGCAGGCAGCATTAAAGCATAGCTGCAAGAAGATCGATATATTTTTCATGGTTGGCATCCCGCATCAGGATTATCAAAGTGCGCTCGATAATGTTGATTTCTGTGAAGAAATTCATAATGCATGTGGCGGGGATAAACGATTATCATACTTTGTTGCGCCACTGGCACCATTCCTGGACCCGGCAAGTCCGGCATTCGAAAATCCGGAAAAATACGGTTATAAGAAGTTTTGCCATAGTATCGAAGACCATCGAAAGGCTATCACCCAGCCATCATGGAAATATATGCTCAGCTTTGAAACAGATTATATGACCAGGGATGAAATTGTTCGATCAACCTATGAATCTGCCAGGAACCTCAATGCCTTTAAACTGAAATATGACCTGGTAGACAGGAAGACTCATGATGAGGTGAACGAAAAAATCGCCAAATCACTTGAATATATCGAAAAAATCGATGAAATCGTCGCTCTTCCTGAACAAGAAAAAACTCAGCAGCTAGCTTTGCTCAGCAAGGAAATGGAAGAAGTGAACAAATACAGCATTTGCGGGAAGCACGAATTGAAATGGGAAGTGAAAAAGCACTACGCTGATATCTTCTCACTCACGGCCATCGGAATCGAACTTCTAGCAGAAGACATATGGATCAATGCGAAACAGAAATGGAATGCCTATAATAAAAGAGTCGGGGAAGCTTCTAAGAGCAGAACATGA
- a CDS encoding hemolysin family protein, translating to MDIFNLVWIAILIALTAFFVVSEFAIVKVRSSRIDQLIEEGSRKAVLAKRVISNLDEYLSACQLGITITALAIGWLGEPAIADLLKPLFNSLAISESAGHVFSVGIAFATITFLHVVVGELAPKTLAIQKAEWVSLNTAGPLILFYKIMYPFIWLLNGSARLAVGLVGLKPASENDLAHSEEELRIILSESFKSGEINQSEFKYVNKIFEFDNRIAKEIMVPRTEIISLSIEDTLENFLQIVKEEKFTRYPVIDGDKDHIVGLVNIKEVMTDLIHDQGRGKKEIESYIRPIIRVIDSIPIHDLLVKMQKDRIHMAILMDEYGGTSGLVTVEDILEEIVGEIRDEFDMDEVPMIRKVQESHYIIDAKLLVSEVNELLGLDINDEDVDTIGGWMLTENYEVKQGDVVSFGSFHFKITEMEEHHIKYIEVMKQPEIEKTADSFFMNKTEVVS from the coding sequence TTGGACATATTTAACTTGGTTTGGATAGCCATTTTAATTGCTTTAACGGCATTTTTTGTCGTATCAGAATTTGCGATTGTTAAAGTGAGAAGTTCCAGGATCGACCAATTAATAGAGGAAGGCAGCAGAAAAGCTGTGCTTGCAAAAAGAGTCATTTCCAATCTGGATGAGTACCTTTCTGCCTGCCAGCTGGGCATAACGATTACTGCTCTGGCAATCGGCTGGCTTGGAGAGCCGGCAATTGCCGATTTGCTAAAACCATTGTTCAACAGCCTGGCTATTTCTGAATCAGCCGGACATGTCTTTTCAGTGGGGATTGCATTTGCGACCATCACATTCCTTCATGTCGTAGTCGGAGAGCTGGCCCCTAAGACATTAGCAATCCAAAAAGCAGAATGGGTTTCGCTGAATACAGCTGGTCCGCTGATCTTATTCTACAAGATCATGTACCCGTTCATCTGGTTATTGAATGGATCTGCCCGTCTTGCTGTTGGCCTTGTCGGTCTTAAGCCTGCCTCTGAAAATGATTTGGCTCATTCTGAGGAAGAACTTCGCATTATACTTTCTGAAAGCTTTAAAAGTGGTGAAATCAACCAGTCAGAGTTTAAGTATGTAAATAAAATCTTCGAATTCGACAACCGGATCGCCAAGGAAATCATGGTACCCCGCACGGAAATTATTTCGTTGTCAATCGAAGATACTCTGGAGAACTTCCTCCAGATAGTGAAGGAAGAGAAATTCACCCGTTATCCTGTCATCGATGGAGACAAGGACCATATTGTCGGGCTCGTCAATATAAAGGAAGTCATGACTGATCTAATCCATGACCAAGGCCGGGGCAAAAAAGAAATAGAATCATATATTCGGCCCATCATCCGGGTCATTGACAGCATCCCTATTCACGATTTGCTTGTCAAGATGCAGAAAGATCGTATACACATGGCGATCCTGATGGATGAATATGGCGGCACGTCCGGCCTCGTAACAGTAGAAGATATCCTTGAAGAAATTGTCGGAGAAATCCGCGACGAGTTCGATATGGATGAAGTGCCGATGATTCGCAAAGTCCAGGAAAGCCATTATATCATTGATGCCAAACTGCTAGTCAGTGAGGTAAATGAACTTCTTGGATTAGATATCAACGATGAAGATGTCGATACAATCGGCGGCTGGATGCTTACCGAAAATTACGAGGTTAAGCAGGGCGACGTCGTCAGTTTTGGTTCATTCCATTTCAAGATCACCGAAATGGAAGAGCACCACATTAAATATATTGAAGTAATGAAACAACCTGAAATCGAAAAGACAGCAGACAGTTTTTTTATGAACAAAACTGAAGTTGTTTCATAA
- a CDS encoding GNAT family protein: MLTLKVDRELELRIFELQEAGELFRLVDSNRRYLRKWLPWIDGIQYPGQFSTVIQMWQKNHQEGRSSHFGIRYRGALAGSISLHAIDWNNSQASIGYYLSEKLQGRGITVRTVTAVLNHAFYELGLNRIEIRCGKDNHKSKAIPRKLGFFEEGVIRDGEYLNGTFHDLIVYGLLAREWHERNALYP, encoded by the coding sequence ATGTTAACATTGAAGGTTGATCGTGAACTTGAACTTCGAATTTTTGAGCTGCAAGAAGCCGGTGAGTTGTTCAGGCTAGTGGATTCCAACCGCCGCTATTTGAGGAAATGGCTTCCTTGGATTGACGGGATTCAGTATCCTGGACAATTTTCTACGGTGATACAGATGTGGCAGAAAAATCATCAAGAAGGGAGAAGCAGTCATTTTGGAATTCGATACAGGGGAGCCCTTGCAGGGAGTATCAGCCTGCATGCTATTGATTGGAACAACTCTCAGGCAAGCATCGGTTATTATCTATCGGAGAAACTGCAAGGAAGGGGCATAACGGTAAGAACTGTGACAGCGGTATTAAACCATGCTTTTTATGAGCTGGGACTTAACCGAATTGAAATCCGCTGCGGCAAGGACAATCACAAAAGCAAGGCAATCCCGAGGAAGCTTGGCTTTTTCGAGGAGGGTGTCATTCGTGATGGAGAATACTTGAATGGCACCTTTCATGATTTAATCGTTTACGGTCTTCTTGCAAGAGAATGGCATGAAAGGAATGCCCTATATCCTTGA
- a CDS encoding cation diffusion facilitator family transporter, which translates to MSSMVEFFKRGNKSSGIAAVGNTFLAVIKGVAAVISGSGTMLATTLHSVADALNQFFVFIGSAISEKEATKRFPTGFGRVVNLFVLVAVIIISIMAYETVIKGWELIQHPKASSNMWLNVIIMTIAVLVDGAILVKAMKEIAHETRSNAKGFGIVPNAFKNVSLAAPPTRLVFYEDLIATFGALLALVSIVMAHVTGFYLLDGIGTLLIGILLIGIALKIGFENTVGLIGVAAPKVVEDRIARLLLSDPDVIDINTLRIVQEGRQYHVESYLELRKGLTLADADDIKFRVRDKVLTDPDVDDVVLGIIEADDVQNWKL; encoded by the coding sequence ATGTCATCGATGGTTGAATTTTTTAAAAGAGGAAATAAATCTTCCGGTATTGCTGCGGTTGGGAATACATTCCTCGCAGTAATCAAAGGGGTTGCTGCAGTGATCAGCGGAAGCGGCACGATGCTGGCGACGACACTTCATTCAGTTGCGGATGCATTGAATCAATTCTTTGTTTTCATCGGCAGTGCCATTTCTGAAAAAGAAGCAACAAAACGATTTCCGACCGGTTTCGGGCGGGTTGTGAACTTATTTGTACTGGTAGCGGTTATCATCATTTCCATTATGGCTTATGAAACAGTCATTAAAGGGTGGGAGTTGATCCAGCACCCAAAAGCTTCTTCCAATATGTGGCTAAATGTCATAATCATGACGATTGCAGTACTTGTTGATGGAGCAATTCTGGTCAAGGCCATGAAAGAGATTGCACATGAAACGAGAAGCAACGCAAAGGGCTTTGGTATTGTACCAAATGCCTTTAAGAATGTAAGCCTTGCAGCACCGCCTACAAGATTGGTCTTCTATGAAGATTTGATTGCGACATTTGGTGCCCTGTTGGCATTGGTTTCGATTGTCATGGCGCATGTTACAGGATTTTATTTGCTTGATGGAATTGGAACCTTGCTGATTGGAATCCTGCTGATCGGGATCGCCTTGAAAATCGGGTTTGAGAACACGGTAGGTCTCATTGGTGTAGCAGCACCTAAGGTAGTTGAGGATCGTATAGCCAGGCTTCTCCTGTCAGATCCAGATGTCATTGATATCAATACATTAAGGATTGTCCAGGAGGGAAGGCAGTACCATGTCGAGAGCTATCTGGAGCTGCGCAAGGGGCTGACCCTTGCTGATGCAGATGATATCAAGTTCAGGGTCAGGGATAAGGTATTGACAGACCCGGACGTAGATGATGTAGTATTGGGTATCATCGAAGCAGATGATGTCCAGAATTGGAAGCTTTAA
- a CDS encoding ATP-binding protein yields MSILLSSLERKLHKVEKTDEKIWVEPSMDFICKRTPDGLIKYVSPSVQSMLGFEPSELVGRLYTLFVHAEDYKRTLSTSMPESQEVCSLTYRIKRKDGVYIWVNSRISVIRHPDTNEPFELFSVTSDVSAKIKAEHFILEYEKLNVVGQLAAGIAHEIKNPLTSLKGFIQLMKSGKELNHNYLAIMEDEIKRMEAVSKELMLMAKPHKSDFKSFDMNELIDHAITLLMAEAAKKCVEITKPSTLEDGTLLCDGNKIKQVLINILMNAIDAMDLPGEITIAASKANQEMTISISDSGKGISSEDLKKIGKPFFTTKANGNGLGLMICYKIIEEHNGHINVESSPEGTTFTIKLPIH; encoded by the coding sequence ATGAGTATTCTTTTATCCAGTTTGGAAAGGAAGTTACATAAAGTCGAAAAGACAGACGAGAAGATTTGGGTAGAACCATCCATGGATTTTATTTGTAAAAGAACACCGGATGGACTTATTAAATATGTTTCGCCATCTGTTCAATCTATGCTCGGTTTTGAGCCATCTGAATTAGTCGGAAGGCTGTACACTTTATTTGTCCATGCAGAAGATTATAAAAGAACATTGAGTACTTCCATGCCTGAGTCTCAGGAAGTTTGCAGCCTGACATACCGCATTAAGCGAAAAGACGGAGTATACATATGGGTGAACTCACGGATATCCGTTATAAGACATCCCGATACAAATGAACCATTTGAACTGTTTTCGGTTACAAGTGATGTTTCTGCAAAAATCAAGGCAGAGCATTTTATTCTGGAGTATGAAAAATTAAACGTTGTCGGACAGCTAGCCGCAGGTATTGCGCACGAAATCAAGAATCCTTTGACAAGCCTAAAAGGCTTTATCCAGCTTATGAAGTCCGGCAAAGAATTGAACCACAATTATTTAGCGATCATGGAAGATGAAATAAAGCGGATGGAGGCTGTTTCAAAAGAGCTTATGCTTATGGCCAAGCCGCATAAATCTGATTTTAAATCCTTTGATATGAATGAATTGATCGACCATGCTATTACTCTTTTAATGGCTGAGGCGGCAAAAAAGTGTGTTGAGATAACCAAGCCATCCACGTTGGAAGACGGGACGCTTCTTTGTGATGGGAATAAAATCAAGCAGGTATTGATCAATATTCTGATGAACGCGATTGATGCAATGGATTTGCCAGGTGAAATTACGATCGCTGCCTCTAAGGCAAACCAGGAGATGACCATTTCAATCTCAGATTCCGGAAAAGGAATCTCATCAGAGGATTTGAAAAAGATCGGTAAGCCTTTTTTTACAACCAAGGCGAATGGGAACGGGCTGGGTTTGATGATTTGCTATAAAATCATAGAAGAACATAATGGCCATATCAATGTGGAATCAAGTCCTGAAGGAACAACATTCACCATCAAACTTCCGATCCACTGA